TGTATTTAAAATCTTTTGTATTTTAGATTTACACAGTCTAAAATAGCAGAGGTTAAAGACTAAAATGCATTGAATAAATGTTCTACAAATCAGAGAGAGCCCGATAGTTAAATATCTGAGTTGTGAATACTCGTGTAGCCTCCATAAAGGAGGTGGTAAGTATATATTTTGTCTACCTTCAAATTACTTTGTAATATGTTCCAGTATCACAGATAATCCGTAGCATATTTAGGTGGCTCCTAACAAATTTAACAAAGAAAGTCGTCTCAAATATTTAGCTGTGTAAGATGTGCGCCTTAGGAGGAAGACCTCTTCGACTTTCTTTTCTTCTATTTCTTCATGATGACGATATATGCGATGATGTTATCCCACTCAGAAGTGTACATGTCCTGTTGCTTGATGTATTCAACCAGTAGGTCATAGAATGAGTTGATAAGGTCACGTCTGTACTCGGACGATCTACTGGACAGAGCCTGCCTGAACATGTATTCCGTCCAGGACCGAATTGTAGAGACGAACTTAGGAATGGAACTGTCCAGATCTTGTGTGTTCCCTGGAACAGAAGGACTGACTTATGAGACATTAAGAGGACTAGCTACTTTTGGCAATGCCCAATAATTATAACGTGATATTAAAAGTAGCATTTAATGGCCAGCACATAGAGCAACTAAAGTAATAGTCAAAGTATCCGAATCCGGGTTTGTGAGTCCAAGCAGGGTCAGACTTTCTATGCCTGCAATAATTAGCAGAAGCGCCATGAAAAGCCCACCCTCTGAATCAGTTTGACATATGTTACTGCTGGGGTTTGTAACGGTACCTAGGTTAGACAAGAATTGTTCTCCTTTCCGTGAACACTTTCCGTCATCCGGACGGCGTGCACCAACATGCTTATGACGAAGCCGAAACCGTAGAATGGCTTATGTTTGTTGCAACGGGTTCGTAAGATCAAGTTCTGGTTAATGTTGTATATATCTCTCATGCGAATTGACTCGTCAGCAGTGAATACTGGCATGGAAGAATATACATGAGTAAACTAAGCAAATCAGAAAACTGTGCTTTAAAACTTGCTCCTAGCACTGAGTAAATTGTTAACGTGATCCCGAAGAGACGCGAAATGTAGACATTCACGCACCTTTCAATAAAGGTGAATAATTCCCGATCTAAATCGCAGTTATTTTCAGACACCTATTAATGAAGACAACAGCTAAACGACACGACCTATTGAAGATGTTTCCTTTCGCCAAAAGTTTACCGTGTCGTGTAAAAGAAGACACCACACCTGTTTCTTGCATGATGTGTATGCGTTCATGTTGGATTAGAAGAGACTTGATACGTAGCCCTGCCTTCACAACTGGGGAAGCTTCATCAAGGAATGGAGCGCGTAGTTCATCCTCAGTTCTGCTGTAGCCGGGGTAGTTGGCTGCCTCGTACTCACACTGAATCAAAGGAGGGGAAACTTGTACTGCGAATCTTTGAAAATCCTTGAATTTTCAATTTAACAAGTTTTTATTTGGTGTAAAGACACATTTCCCCACAAATGTGTGaacgtttttgttttcttttcttgttttgaatAGCCCCACTCTGAACTTATCGTTGTTTCGAGATGTAGCTTTGCCAATGAAAGTGTGTTCGTGATTGACGTTCTATTTTTGCAGTCATTCTGATCATTGGTCACATGATGACTTTTATCATTCCGTGGCTCGTAACAAAGGATAGCTGATCACAAAATGTATTCGTGCAATATTATCTTTGACCTCCTCAGCTTATGTGAAAAATTTGCTTTTTTGCGATGATGTCAAGCACATGCCAGCAGTACATTACAAAAAACATGATGTACAGGATGTACACGCTTACTGTACGCACCTGTGTCACGTGCTGCATGTCCCTTAACAATCTCCAGACAGTCGTAATAGCCACCCACAGGTTTTGTAAATGAACACTGCATTCTCCATACTTCCTTTCTGTATCTTCAGCAGGGACGATCAGCAACATATGTCCGCCTAAGAGGAAACTTTATAGGATAATCTATGTCGATGACCGCTAATGGCTTTTTGGAGTGGCATGTTAGAAATTGGGAAGTACAATATAGAACAAACAGGAATTTGACAACGGCACAAGAACTAAATATCGCACTCACTATATAatggaagttgttatccataaataatgtTTATGTGTCAAAAAGGTTAATATTGTACCCCAAGTAGTTAACCTTTTAAGACACACACCTACAGGATTGCATGACAAAAAAAGATCATTCTGATTGTTTGTGTGGCGTTCCAGATTTTGGTCTCTACATTTTCGCAGTCTTTGAAATTTAATAAAGTCTGATCCTTTCAAGTTTCCATGGACTGTCGTCTTACGCAGAACCTGATTGGCAAATGTTACAAAATGTATGGCCATAGTAAACCCTGTAATTATGTGTCGTATACATTCCCAAATCTGACGTAGAGCGGACATGCTCAACTACAGTTTGTTCCTGAGGACAGCCAAGGCTGGGCTATCTATTGCACTGTTcgatattgatatatttataactATTGTACTGTTctataatgatatatataccACTTTTAATTTCATTTGCTCTGATGAGGAGAAATCTTTGCCATGCCTCTGACGCCAAAGCAGCAACAGCATCGCATTCAGAACGTGAGCCGTCGGGAAACTTATTCAAGGAATCCTTATAAGACACAGGCCTGTAAATAAGACATAGCGTGTCTTCATAAGTATATTACTATGTTATACTGACATTGCAGAAATGGCCAGACATATgtgtatgtaaaatatatacacCCTTATTAGGACTGATTAATGTGGGATTTCGGGTCTGTATAGGTCGTTGATGCCATAATTATTAAATGATCTGAAATTGATATGCAATGGTTATGCTCGTTACCACAGTTGATTGTTGGACACCGACAGCTTGGAGCATTTGCAATGTCATCAACCATGACCAAGACTCATTTACAGGTAgttgtgatatagctggaatattgccgtcTGAAGaagacagctgccatatttcatatcatttgaTAAACATCGAAACAATAAACATAAAGTGATATATGTGAATAGTGAATAGTGACTAAAGCTGCATGACTATGTATTGTAGCAGGGAAATAATACTCCAATTGGAGGTTTGTGTGGGAATTTCTGTCCTTCAGTCTCTGTACTGTGTTACGAaagtgtattttccgtgatttgagttgttattaatcATTATTGCTGTAgctgtaattgggtcacaatatttcagGTTTTAGTGTAAGTTATTGTGGGTCACACTccctacagagaattatttaagcgtatgtgctcgaacttcgGGGAAATGATTGAATGTatatatcatacatacatacatacatacatacatacatacatacatacatacatacatacatacatacatacatacatacatacatacatacatacatacatacatacatacatacatacatacatacatacatacatacatacatataaaggctagttgccgtgtatatatataaaggctagttgccgtgttgggaCACGGACACATTCACATTACTGGATTATACATCATCACCGTGATAGGTAAGCCTGACCCCTTGGAACAACCTGCGCAAGGAGGTGAATATGTTTTCAATAGAGTGTTTCCAATAGTCATGGTTAAATGGTGCTTCACTCACCTTGGCATAAAGTGGGCAGACCAAAAACATAAGATGACGTTGAAGGTAGCATCAGGAAGGCACTGCCTGTAGAAGCTGGTGGGGCACATGGAGACGAAGACTTTTTGGTTTCGAGACTCTCTCGCATTTCCTTTGACACATAGAGATGTGGGTCATAGCAAGCCTTATATGATTTATAATGATCTTGTAAATACCAATACAACAGTCAATAAGAAGTGTCTGAACAGTCACGGCTTTCTATTCCACCACTATGAATATATTGGACTTCAGTATGTAATCCTAAAGTATCTCAATAAACACTATGGAGCAAACACACAATCTCACCGATGGTATATCTGTGAATACGTGTCTTCAGTATTATCCAGTATTTCGCTCTACTCTATTTGATGACATCAGGGAGAATAGTTACTGTACTGGATTATccattttgaaaatttcaaatttctttCAGGTCGCGCTCAAATGTATTATTTTGCGAAACTCCGATTAGCTTTGCTATTTCGCCAAAAGCTTTTTCCGATGTAGAACAGAAGACAAGAGTTGTCATACAGATGACTCATGATGAATTGTGGAGGTTTCTTTGTTATCGTATATCTATCTTAATCCGTGGTATGAATGATCTGTACTTTAACAACATGTCATCTGTGTGTGTAAAACATAGAATCAACAGACTTGTGAGAGGTGAGATGTATATAAACCCCGTTTTGAGTCCTCGAAGATGAATTTACTAgaattataaaaatatatatctagaGTTTATGTCTGCAGTTTCAAAGCCAAGCAAAGTGTAAAAAAAACTTTTTTGGtcatattttgtacttgtaaACACCTTATTGATGCTGTAAATGAGTGGAATAAAGTCACCTACTGTTGACATTCTTAACCAAGGCATTGTAGTCATTACTGGTAGCATCTTCGTAGATTATGTGAACAGTGATCTTGTCGCCATGGTGCTTCCTAAGGACTCCTGCAAAGACAGAtatacaaaaaaaagaaaacaaaaaaacccaaaaaaaacaacaaaaacaacaacaaaaaacaaacaaacaaaaaacaaaacaaaacaaaaagaaacaaacaaaacaaacagacaaaataaaaaaaaacaaaaaacaaacaatatttaacGTATTATCTCAACGTATTATCTCGATCTGTTTCGTCCTTTTATCAATTTTGAATATTCTGATTAACCTTATGTCATTACAGAAAACGACATTGATGAATAGATGGTTTCAACTGCTCAAACTTACGTGCGTTTATATATCATTGATTCCTCTATTAAAGTACATGTTGCTATGGCTGCCATGCATTATGTAAACGTCGTTACACCCACAGCCTACGGGTTGTGTACAACAATAACCCACCAGAATATAATGTGTACATTCTATATTATAAACAACAGTTTGTGAAATATGACTGAATGCATCATAGAATATACAGCATTAAGTAAAACAAACACGACCCACTGCGTCCAAACGAAGTTGATATCAtcatgttaaaaacattgtcaaaaagacATCTAAAATGATTTGATCATTTCAGAAGTTAAGGTTCCTACTAAAAAGAACTGTAATACAAATGTATACTCCATCGACTGTCTGTCAACTTGGTGCCGGTCAATTGGGAAATAATCCATAAAACCAATGTCTGCAATAATGTACTTCAAAGTACCTTATGTACGATTACTTAATTAATTCCCATATATGAATTCATGCAGCATTTCATTCACTTTTTTTAAATGGAGGAGATAattttctggagcacaactcgaaaaccgttcaatatcttTTGGCTATTGGCGATGTGATGGTTTGTAAATAGCAGGCGTCGGGGTAACCCGTTGAATGATGATTGTTTCATCACAGGTACAGCATGTATTTCAAGAGTAGAAGAGTATTTCAAGTGTACCAAGTTGCCAGGAAAAAGCTACCTAGCGACATAGACACTAACTCTTCAGGAGATGTGTTTACCTAGCAGATATTCCACAATATCCTGGGATGAAGATCCGTCGTGACATCCATAGTCACCAACTGTAAAAGTCTCGCTCCTCGGGATGACTGAAGTGCCTTTAATGATAGAAAACATTGTCATACATTTAGTGGTATGTTATGCTATTAAGGTCATTCTCGAAACATGCTAAATGTGTCCTGTCTTGGCGCTTCGTTAATGACCTTCATTTTGTCAAGTAGCATTTAAAGGAGTAGCCAGCCAACACTTAAATGTCCGATTACTTCAGGATCAACCCTTTCacacaagaaacacaaacaCGAGTTTCTTCACGGGAAGAGGTGGGAGGGGGTGTctcctcacgccgaagatgatatttcgattcccaacatggacacaatgtatgaaccccatttctggcgtcgcccccgtgatgttgctggaatatagctaaaagaggcataaagcaatatcactcactcaatctttaCAGGATGACATATGAGCACTAAAATCGTTATATAAAATCATCCAAGAAAACTACATGCTCTGAGGATCCAAATCCcaccactgttttgtgtgaaGACTTGGACATTTTCTTACCAATCATATCAATGATTATGGACTAATGTTCAAAGAAAGGCACCTGATGTTTTCACGAATTCTTTCATCCGACCACTCCTAAAGACAATTGCAGAAGATCCGAATCTTGCTCATTTGACGAATCACCATAGAATGAAGCGCAAGTCTTTTGCTGATGATGCCCAACATAAGTTTGAATGGCACAACAGCGTGTACATCGAATTTCTGGCTTGGATGACTGGTAGTAAAATAAAACTTAAAGACGGAAagacaacgtttatactgaTAGGGTGTAAGCGTCAAAATAAAGAGTCTTGGTATCTGTTTGGTAGGGCTGTAACGATACATCAAATTATACAGTTGTTGAGTCACTAATAGCAATTACTTCGATGGTGGGAACGAAAAACTATCAATGCGTCGTATGTGTGACTATTGATAGTTTAGCAAATGACTTCTGTTGAAAAATACTCATCGCAACATAAAGGATGTTTGGGTGCAGACATGCAGCTTTATTGAGttcgctatcgcaatagtatgttgcaaaaGCTGTAGCTATTGGAATAGCTGTTTGTCCCTCAATAGTCATCCCTACTATTTAGACTCACACCTCACCATGAACAAGCAGGTAGTCTCTGCAGGACAAGCTTGATATGCCTGAGATGTATATACATGAAGCAATAAAACTTTGCTTCACTCACCTGTCCTTACACGGCTTGCCAATAGCCTCCTCCTTGGAATCAAGAAAACCTTACAACAAAGACTCCAGAAAGTACAGAACACTACAGCACAGTTGCTGTCAAGAGTGTCCAATTTCTCGACCATTACACCAGCTCTACATTCACTACACTGGCTTCCTGTAGAAGCCCGACTGAAATTTAAAGTTCTGTGCCTGACGTCCAAGTGCTACTATGAATTGGCTCCAGGATATCTATCGTGTCTGCTCAATCACCACCAGTCCCAACGTTCACTACGCTCACATAATCTCCACCTTCTGTCAGTCAATCAGTACAACTTAACAGGCTGTGGCGATACGCCATTCTGTGTATATGCTCCAAGACTCTAGAGCAGTCTACTCTCTCCTTCATTTGACTCTTTCACATCACGACTAAGGACCTTCCTTttctgtgaaaaatatgacctTTGAACTATGTGCTGCTTTGAGGATACATGAGTATATGGAGTATAGCCGGATGCAAAACtatataatcatcatcatcatcataatcatcttTATTAGAAGATACAGACTGTGCTGCATggtggtaaaatatgcatagtTCCATATGCGTaccaatacatatatattaggtAAATCCAATAAATGGCTCTACACCAGTGCGTTGTATGAGAGAATGTTCATTTGATGCTCAGCCCTTAAAGATACGAGGTCTTCGACATTCCAAACGTATCGTACAAAACTGGTTCATAAATCGACGCTCATGGTGTTAGTCGTTGGATTATCTGGATTTTTttcagaccgccgtcatattgctgtaaCGTgacgacgttaaacaacaaagtcaGTATTATGATACAGAAACCTACACAGCATACAACAGAATATTTTAATGCGTAATAATATATGTCCAAAATAATCACTCTATGTTCCTGTCAATTTCTtttataagaatgaagattatgTTTACgtctatatttacaaaatgtcgtTTGAGATAATATCAAAATCTAATGGGCTGCCCGACGAGATTGTAACTTCACAATAAATGTGGGTACACTGCACTACATGAAAAATAATGTAATCTGTCCAAAATGCCGGCcaatacaataacaatatttgaaaattcataTTAATTTCGGAATGTATGGGAAATTTGCCAAACATTAGGTTGAGTTTTATAATGTTATTGTCATATGCAAGAAAAGCATCGACACTGCAGATTTCGGGACGGGTCCTGGGATTGCATCTTGGCAGACAACTTAGGACTTGATCATCACGATCAGTCTTCTCGATCTTGGACCACCTTTTTACTTCACTGAAACTATATGCTTCCTCACAAGCCTACCAATAATCATGTGGTTACAGTTCACGTTGACACCCCTgaagcatgtatgtatgtaagtaatcGCGCATTTCCCACGTCTTACCATGTGACCAGTACTATAGACTTTCAAATCAGTTCACAAAACTGTATTGCACAAACTGCAATTGTGAAATTATACCCCCCAACGTAACTGTTGCCTTTCATAGCACGTTGGCATGAGTCTTTACATGAAATGCTCTGTGACCACTTGCGGCACATGTGCATATTCCAGCTTTTTAGGGTGTGATTGACTGTTTCAACCATCACTTAAGTCATTGCACTAAGATTAATGATCACACTTCATTGTACACTTTGAACATGGGCTATGTAAAATATGATATGGTAGTGATAATGACAGATGTAATTTCTGCTAATACCTATAATCTGACGCACTGTGTCATAAAAGTAATGGGATTGAGCCCTGACGATGGTGCCGACGGATCTGGAATACTGGTCTTCGAAGACGCCCGTACATCTGCTGTCCATTGTGCTGTAACATTCAATGTTGAACGCATTATATCTTGTATGTATGCTTCGCTGAatgtttctgaaacaaaaaGCAAATGTAACGTTAAAGGcacaatttcacacattttagacAACATGATACTTTTTACTTCTATAGGGGGAGCGAGAGGCGAGTATTGTACACTAAATACGTAAATAATGTCTTCAATCGAAGCTTTGGACCACGGTGACTTTTCACTTCTGCCTTAATTCGTACGGTTTCAGACATACAGTGTCTCCAATATTCAACAGAGGCTAGTCCTTGGCAACCATGTTGTACTCTATTGTGACCTATTTTCCCTTT
The nucleotide sequence above comes from Haliotis asinina isolate JCU_RB_2024 chromosome 5, JCU_Hal_asi_v2, whole genome shotgun sequence. Encoded proteins:
- the LOC137284891 gene encoding uncharacterized protein, coding for MDSRCTGVFEDQYSRSVGTIVRAQSHYFYDTVRQIIGTSVIPRSETFTVGDYGCHDGSSSQDIVEYLLGVLRKHHGDKITVHIIYEDATSNDYNALVKNVNRNARESRNQKVFVSMCPTSFYRQCLPDATFNVILCFWSAHFMPRPVSYKDSLNKFPDGSRSECDAVAALASEAWQRFLLIRANEIKSGGHMLLIVPAEDTERKYGECSVHLQNLWVAITTVWRLLRDMQHVTQCEYEAANYPGYSRTEDELRAPFLDEASPVVKAGLRIKSLLIQHERIHIMQETGNTQDLDSSIPKFVSTIRSWTEYMFRQALSSRSSEYRRDLINSFYDLLVEYIKQQDMYTSEWDNIIAYIVIMKK